The following proteins are co-located in the Imtechella halotolerans genome:
- a CDS encoding transglutaminase domain-containing protein, giving the protein MKKYIFLYFCVFACIGVYSQDFKFGKVTKAELLEEKHPTEPEANAAILHKGVHIRIEYNQSTGFTQVKEVELRIKFYNPEGYEFATQNIITYKSDNDQEKVVGIKGVTFNLEGDKILETKLRGDEIFKTSLSKFRDEVKFTLPNLKPKSVIDVTYEIRSPFFTKVDDLDLQFGIPIKKLNVELRFPEYFIFKPMQKGYYPYTIKNSSSNSSLSLSSKQSNGFGKGNSVNYDRIDFQVNHFSIVERDVPSMKEEPYVDNIHNYRAGLTMELLSVQFPQQPIKYYSQTWTDVVKIIYDNDGFGGELKQRGFFEDELNAILEKATSPNEKMVMVLNFVKSKIKWNQYYGKFSEEGVKSAYRKGVGNVADINLALVIMLRHAGFNANPVLVSTRSNGIPMFPTLDGFNYVVAAAEVNDKVLLMDGSDLHSTLDILPLRAINWNGRLVRKDGSSVEIPLIPQSTSQEMHMVNAKIMASGKIEGEVKSRFVNHGAHYFRNSHKGSVEEQVQKLENKFKNIEVENYMAENLGHEHMPVVESYLFELDGNVETLGEELYFYPFMMFRTKENIFKSNKREFPINFGYPSKNRFVFSMDIPEGYVVSSLPEPISISLPDNMATYKFNLLVQGSKLQLSVALDIIESLIPSLYYEETKSFYSMIVDKESERVVLKKG; this is encoded by the coding sequence ATGAAAAAGTATATTTTTCTGTATTTCTGTGTATTCGCATGTATTGGAGTTTATTCCCAAGACTTTAAATTTGGAAAGGTGACTAAGGCTGAGCTTCTGGAAGAAAAGCATCCTACTGAACCTGAAGCAAATGCGGCTATATTGCATAAAGGAGTTCATATTCGAATTGAGTATAATCAGTCAACAGGATTTACACAGGTGAAGGAGGTTGAGTTGCGAATAAAATTTTATAATCCTGAAGGATATGAATTTGCTACTCAAAATATAATTACATATAAGTCTGACAACGATCAAGAGAAAGTAGTTGGTATTAAGGGTGTTACTTTTAACTTGGAGGGTGATAAGATTTTAGAAACCAAGCTTCGAGGGGATGAAATATTTAAGACGTCGCTTTCAAAGTTTAGAGATGAAGTTAAGTTTACACTACCCAATTTAAAGCCAAAATCAGTTATTGATGTTACCTATGAAATCAGATCTCCGTTTTTTACTAAAGTAGATGATTTAGATTTACAATTTGGGATTCCTATCAAAAAACTAAATGTAGAATTAAGATTCCCAGAGTATTTTATATTTAAGCCAATGCAAAAAGGGTATTATCCATATACAATTAAGAATTCATCGAGCAACAGTTCTTTATCATTGTCAAGTAAACAGTCTAATGGATTTGGGAAAGGAAATAGTGTCAATTATGATAGAATTGATTTTCAAGTGAATCATTTTTCAATAGTAGAAAGAGATGTTCCTAGTATGAAGGAGGAGCCTTATGTTGATAATATTCATAATTATAGAGCTGGTTTGACAATGGAGTTATTGTCTGTGCAATTTCCTCAACAACCTATAAAATATTATTCTCAGACTTGGACTGATGTAGTTAAAATAATTTATGATAATGATGGTTTTGGAGGTGAATTAAAACAAAGGGGCTTTTTTGAAGATGAGCTAAATGCCATTTTAGAGAAAGCTACTTCACCTAATGAAAAAATGGTAATGGTTTTGAATTTTGTAAAATCTAAGATCAAATGGAATCAATATTATGGAAAGTTTTCGGAAGAAGGTGTTAAATCTGCCTACAGAAAAGGAGTGGGTAACGTGGCAGATATTAATTTAGCCTTGGTTATAATGCTTCGACATGCAGGATTTAATGCAAATCCAGTGTTAGTGAGTACTAGAAGTAATGGGATTCCGATGTTTCCAACTCTTGATGGATTTAATTATGTTGTTGCTGCTGCAGAAGTTAATGATAAAGTGTTGTTGATGGATGGGTCTGATTTACATTCAACATTAGATATTTTACCTTTAAGAGCCATAAATTGGAATGGACGATTGGTAAGAAAGGATGGAAGTTCAGTAGAAATCCCATTAATTCCACAAAGCACTTCCCAAGAAATGCATATGGTAAATGCTAAAATAATGGCCTCAGGTAAAATTGAAGGAGAAGTAAAGTCACGTTTTGTCAACCATGGTGCGCATTATTTTAGAAATTCACACAAAGGGTCAGTGGAAGAACAGGTGCAAAAGCTAGAGAATAAATTCAAGAACATTGAAGTAGAGAATTATATGGCTGAAAATCTTGGTCATGAGCATATGCCGGTAGTAGAGTCGTACCTTTTTGAATTGGATGGAAATGTAGAAACCTTGGGAGAAGAACTTTATTTTTATCCATTTATGATGTTCAGGACCAAAGAAAATATATTTAAATCGAATAAAAGAGAGTTTCCAATTAATTTTGGATATCCTAGTAAGAATCGCTTTGTGTTTTCAATGGATATACCGGAAGGTTATGTGGTGTCATCTTTGCCTGAACCTATTTCTATTTCCCTTCCAGATAATATGGCTACATATAAGTTTAATTTATTAGTGCAGGGAAGTAAATTACAATTATCCGTAGCATTAGATATTATAGAATCACTAATTCCTTCACTTTATTATGAAGAGACTAAATCTTTTTATAGTATGATTGTAGATAAGGAGTCAGAGCGAGTAGTGTTGAAAAAAGGGTAG
- a CDS encoding transglutaminase-like domain-containing protein produces MKNITLLFVSFFIHCSNLTSQNNEFSTVKGFNALVTHHKVLTIHSSTKYSLESEREVIVYNSKGNNEINTYLYYDNNTNIKLLEVKIYDVLGKEIGKYKKSDFNDVSASDGFSLHGDNRIMFLDYKPIQYPYKLVFKSYYESSNTAFLPSWQPIASYGVSVSESSMIVKYAANLGFRYKEYNLGNFKFFKEDTQGVLTFKMENVEPLDSEPLSPSVFQRVPRVRFALDQFSLEGYLGSASNWEELGRWFYHDLYKNQVQLPEKTKEQMKQLTKNATTDKEKARLIYQYMQDKTRYISVQLGIGGFMPTKAEEVDRVGYGDCKALTNYTHALLNAVGVTSYHAIIYNDTQKVSFDPEFSSVQGNHMILYLPLTDEEIWLECTSQKYPFGYIGLGNHDRNALVLTSQGGSLKKTHKYEAPYNLQEGDIYVSLSEDGMAEAEVSIKSGGLQYQQRSFLETASSEEIKSYYKHYFKYLTNLEVVNFELANNKSKSLWEEKLTMNVNGYAEKVGEKLVFVANFGNRLNSIPDKIKDRKNNLVIVNGYVDFDRVVYTIPSNYVVSFIPQNTKGESEFGLWEYKFEKKDDKVIYERRLILKEGEFSKEAYTSYRNFMIEINKLDQQKIVLTNQL; encoded by the coding sequence ATGAAAAATATTACACTACTTTTTGTAAGTTTTTTTATTCATTGTTCTAACCTTACATCCCAGAATAATGAATTCTCAACGGTGAAAGGTTTCAATGCTTTAGTTACACATCACAAAGTTCTTACGATACACTCTTCAACAAAATATAGCCTAGAATCTGAGCGGGAAGTTATTGTTTATAATAGTAAGGGAAATAATGAAATTAATACCTATTTGTATTATGACAATAATACAAACATTAAACTTCTAGAAGTAAAGATTTATGATGTTTTAGGAAAAGAAATAGGTAAATATAAAAAGTCTGATTTTAATGATGTAAGTGCTTCTGATGGGTTTTCATTGCATGGAGACAATCGAATAATGTTTTTGGATTATAAGCCAATCCAATATCCCTATAAGTTGGTTTTCAAAAGTTATTATGAATCTTCCAATACTGCTTTTCTACCAAGTTGGCAGCCAATTGCTTCTTACGGAGTATCGGTATCTGAATCTTCTATGATAGTGAAGTATGCTGCAAATCTTGGATTTAGATATAAGGAGTACAATTTAGGTAACTTTAAATTTTTCAAAGAAGATACACAAGGAGTCTTAACATTTAAGATGGAAAATGTTGAGCCCCTTGATTCAGAGCCTTTAAGTCCATCCGTTTTTCAACGTGTTCCTCGTGTTCGTTTTGCGTTAGATCAATTTTCTTTAGAAGGATATTTGGGTTCTGCTTCAAATTGGGAGGAACTAGGGAGATGGTTTTACCATGATTTGTATAAAAATCAAGTTCAATTGCCCGAAAAAACCAAAGAACAGATGAAGCAGCTTACTAAAAATGCTACCACTGATAAAGAAAAGGCAAGGTTGATTTATCAGTACATGCAGGACAAGACACGTTATATCAGTGTACAGCTTGGTATAGGAGGTTTTATGCCTACTAAGGCAGAAGAGGTTGATAGAGTTGGATATGGTGATTGCAAAGCATTAACCAATTATACTCACGCATTATTAAATGCCGTAGGAGTAACTTCATATCACGCAATTATTTACAACGATACTCAAAAAGTAAGTTTTGATCCTGAATTTTCTTCAGTTCAAGGTAATCATATGATATTATACTTGCCTTTGACTGATGAAGAAATATGGCTGGAATGCACAAGTCAAAAATACCCATTTGGTTATATTGGTTTAGGCAATCATGATCGAAATGCGTTAGTCTTAACCTCCCAGGGAGGGAGTCTAAAAAAAACGCATAAATATGAAGCACCTTATAATCTTCAAGAAGGAGATATTTATGTTTCTTTAAGTGAAGATGGAATGGCTGAGGCCGAAGTATCGATTAAAAGTGGAGGATTGCAATATCAACAACGTAGTTTTCTTGAAACCGCGAGCAGTGAAGAAATTAAATCCTATTACAAGCATTATTTTAAATACCTTACCAATTTAGAGGTTGTAAACTTTGAATTGGCTAATAATAAGTCAAAGTCTTTGTGGGAGGAAAAATTGACCATGAATGTTAACGGATATGCTGAAAAAGTTGGAGAAAAATTGGTTTTTGTTGCCAACTTCGGTAATAGGCTCAATTCGATTCCTGATAAAATTAAAGACAGGAAAAATAATTTAGTTATTGTGAATGGGTATGTTGATTTTGATCGAGTTGTTTATACCATTCCTTCAAATTATGTGGTTAGTTTTATTCCTCAAAATACTAAAGGGGAATCTGAGTTTGGATTATGGGAGTATAAGTTTGAGAAAAAAGATGATAAAGTTATATATGAAAGAAGACTTATTCTTAAGGAAGGAGAGTTTTCAAAAGAGGCCTATACATCGTATAGAAATTTTATGATTGAAATTAATAAGCTTGATCAGCAAAAAATTGTTTTAACCAACCAACTATAA
- the dtd gene encoding D-aminoacyl-tRNA deacylase: MRAVIQRVAEASVTVDGMVISTIQRGLLILLGIEKEDTQEDINWLTGKIVRMRIFDDEAGVMNLSLEEIGGEVIVVSQFTLHASTKKGNRPSYIKAAKPDLAIPLYEAFVLQLELELGKKVGTGIFGADMKVQLLNDGPVTICIDTKNRE, from the coding sequence ATGCGTGCGGTAATTCAAAGAGTGGCTGAGGCCAGTGTGACGGTTGATGGAATGGTAATTTCAACTATTCAAAGAGGACTTTTGATTTTATTAGGGATAGAAAAAGAGGATACTCAGGAGGACATTAATTGGTTGACAGGTAAGATTGTAAGAATGCGTATTTTTGATGATGAGGCGGGAGTGATGAATCTCTCCTTAGAAGAAATCGGTGGTGAAGTTATAGTGGTTAGTCAATTTACCTTACATGCTTCAACTAAAAAAGGAAATAGACCTTCTTATATCAAAGCCGCCAAACCTGATTTAGCAATTCCTCTATATGAAGCTTTTGTCCTTCAGTTAGAGTTGGAGCTAGGGAAAAAAGTCGGTACAGGAATATTTGGGGCTGATATGAAAGTGCAACTTCTTAATGATGGACCCGTTACGATTTGTATAGACACAAAAAATAGGGAATAA
- the rsgA gene encoding ribosome small subunit-dependent GTPase A → MIGTVYKSTGSWYTVKTESGEIYECRIKGKFRIQGIKSTNPVSVGDVVDFHLETVGDETIGVIHEIRDRKNYIVRKSVNLSKRTHIIAANLDQVFLLVTLNNPPTFTAFIDRFLVTAEAYHVKAILLFNKIDTYTKDELAEIKYLAHTYRKIGYECLGISAITGHNIDKVKALMKGKVSMFSGHSGVGKSTLINALEPGLGLKTASISEQHKQGQHTTTFAEMIDLSFGAQIIDTPGIKGFGIVDMDKEEIGDYFPEFFALKHACKFNNCLHIDEPKCAVKQALEDNEIAWSRYRSYIQMLEGDEDNYRKDSYEDEKK, encoded by the coding sequence ATGATAGGAACAGTTTATAAATCTACTGGTAGTTGGTATACCGTTAAAACTGAATCGGGAGAAATCTATGAATGCCGAATTAAAGGAAAATTCCGCATACAAGGCATCAAGAGTACTAACCCAGTGTCAGTAGGAGATGTTGTAGATTTTCATTTGGAAACTGTCGGGGATGAAACCATAGGGGTAATACATGAAATACGTGACAGGAAAAACTATATTGTTCGTAAATCAGTCAATTTATCTAAGCGTACCCATATAATTGCTGCTAATTTAGACCAAGTTTTTCTTTTGGTAACACTTAATAACCCTCCTACTTTTACGGCTTTTATTGATCGTTTTTTGGTGACAGCGGAAGCGTATCATGTAAAGGCCATTTTGCTTTTTAACAAGATTGATACTTACACAAAAGATGAATTAGCTGAGATAAAATATTTAGCACATACCTATCGGAAAATAGGGTACGAATGTTTAGGTATTTCTGCAATTACCGGACATAATATTGACAAAGTAAAGGCATTAATGAAGGGAAAAGTAAGTATGTTTTCTGGTCATTCGGGAGTGGGTAAATCCACTTTGATTAATGCATTAGAACCAGGGCTGGGATTGAAAACGGCAAGTATTTCTGAACAGCACAAACAAGGACAACACACCACTACATTTGCTGAAATGATTGATCTTAGTTTTGGAGCTCAGATAATAGATACTCCAGGGATTAAAGGTTTTGGAATTGTTGACATGGACAAGGAAGAAATCGGTGATTATTTTCCGGAATTTTTTGCATTAAAGCATGCTTGTAAATTTAACAACTGTCTTCATATTGACGAGCCAAAATGTGCCGTTAAACAAGCATTGGAAGATAATGAAATTGCATGGAGCCGTTATCGTAGTTACATACAAATGCTAGAAGGAGACGAAGATAACTATCGTAAGGATTCCTATGAGGATGAAAAAAAATAA
- a CDS encoding bifunctional 3-deoxy-7-phosphoheptulonate synthase/chorismate mutase type II produces MENSPQMRKWLDDLGLSHPLVIAGPCSAETEAQVLEIAHALKDTDVTYLRAGIWKPRTRPGMFEGVGAIGLKWMQRAKEETGLLIATEVANKDHVKLALDHDVDLLWIGARSTVSPFIVQEIADALEGTDKVVLVKNPVNPDLSLWLGGIERLHASNIKKLGVIHRGFSTYEKTKYRNIPEWQLAIELQNKFPDLPLICDPSHITGKRDMIFDVSQTALDLNYDGLIIETHCNPEEAWSDAAQQVTPKSLVQIMKDLRIRKETTGEADYTKELGVLRAQIDVIDNQLIEILGKRMKVADKIGELKKTKNVAVLQNSRWNEILGKMILEGEQRGLSEEFVLRMFKAIHQESINHQDRILKG; encoded by the coding sequence ATGGAAAATTCACCACAAATGAGAAAATGGTTGGATGATTTAGGATTGAGTCATCCATTAGTAATAGCAGGGCCTTGTAGTGCTGAGACGGAAGCGCAGGTGCTGGAAATTGCTCATGCTCTTAAAGATACGGATGTAACCTATTTGAGAGCAGGGATTTGGAAACCACGTACACGTCCAGGAATGTTTGAAGGCGTGGGTGCAATTGGACTTAAATGGATGCAACGAGCCAAGGAGGAAACAGGGTTGTTAATTGCAACTGAAGTCGCCAATAAGGACCATGTTAAATTAGCTTTAGATCACGATGTCGATTTATTGTGGATTGGTGCTCGTTCTACTGTGAGCCCCTTTATTGTACAAGAAATAGCAGATGCTTTGGAAGGTACGGATAAAGTAGTATTGGTTAAAAATCCAGTAAATCCGGATTTGTCTTTATGGTTGGGAGGTATTGAGCGATTACATGCGTCTAATATTAAAAAACTAGGTGTAATTCACAGAGGGTTTTCTACTTATGAAAAAACTAAGTATCGAAATATTCCTGAGTGGCAATTAGCCATTGAGTTGCAGAATAAATTCCCTGATTTACCTTTGATTTGTGATCCTTCACATATAACGGGAAAACGAGATATGATTTTTGATGTGTCTCAGACAGCCTTAGATCTTAATTATGATGGGTTGATAATTGAAACCCATTGTAATCCGGAGGAGGCGTGGAGTGATGCCGCTCAACAGGTTACCCCTAAGTCCTTAGTTCAAATAATGAAGGATTTAAGAATTCGAAAAGAAACTACTGGAGAGGCTGATTATACAAAAGAACTTGGGGTTTTACGAGCTCAAATTGATGTAATAGACAATCAATTAATTGAGATTTTAGGTAAACGTATGAAAGTGGCTGACAAAATCGGAGAGCTTAAAAAGACTAAAAATGTTGCAGTATTGCAAAATAGCCGTTGGAACGAAATTCTAGGAAAAATGATTTTAGAAGGTGAACAACGTGGTCTTAGCGAAGAATTTGTCTTGAGAATGTTTAAAGCAATACATCAGGAATCTATTAATCATCAAGATAGAATTCTTAAGGGATAG
- a CDS encoding prephenate dehydrogenase: MNVFVVGVGLIGGSFALDLKELNSNVIIHGIDINESHLQEAMELGVIDQKSSYENLSLADVVVISIPVNAANEVVPRVLDAVHEDAVVIDTGSTKAPLCELLVNHPKRRNFLAAHPIAGTEFSGPSAAHVGLYAGKTNIICEVEKTAFKLQERALKIFSDIGMRIRYMDPKSHDRHIAYVSHLSHISSFMLGKTVIEKERNERDIFDMAGSGFESTVRLAKSSPAMWTPIFQQNKENVLETLDEYISNLLLFKSYLEKDDFQAIFSAMESTNKIKEILNGIVVKPI, from the coding sequence ATGAATGTATTTGTAGTAGGAGTTGGATTAATTGGAGGGTCGTTTGCCTTGGATCTTAAGGAATTAAACTCAAATGTTATCATACATGGTATTGATATTAATGAGAGCCATTTGCAAGAAGCTATGGAGCTTGGTGTGATTGATCAGAAAAGTAGTTATGAAAATTTATCGCTGGCAGATGTGGTTGTAATTTCAATTCCTGTTAATGCTGCAAATGAGGTCGTGCCAAGAGTCCTAGATGCTGTTCACGAAGATGCCGTTGTTATTGATACAGGTTCTACGAAAGCACCACTTTGTGAATTGTTAGTTAACCACCCCAAAAGGAGAAATTTTTTAGCAGCTCATCCTATAGCTGGGACTGAGTTTTCAGGCCCTTCGGCAGCACATGTGGGACTGTATGCAGGAAAGACTAATATTATATGTGAGGTGGAGAAGACGGCCTTTAAGCTTCAAGAGCGTGCTTTGAAAATTTTTAGTGATATAGGGATGCGTATAAGATATATGGATCCGAAATCTCATGATAGACATATTGCTTATGTGTCTCATTTATCACATATTAGCTCCTTTATGTTGGGTAAAACTGTTATAGAGAAGGAAAGGAATGAACGGGATATCTTTGATATGGCAGGTTCAGGTTTTGAGAGTACTGTAAGACTAGCTAAGAGTTCTCCTGCTATGTGGACACCTATCTTCCAACAGAACAAGGAAAATGTTCTAGAAACATTAGATGAATATATATCGAATCTTCTTCTGTTCAAAAGCTATTTAGAAAAAGATGATTTTCAAGCTATCTTTTCTGCTATGGAGAGCACGAATAAGATTAAGGAGATTTTAAATGGAATTGTAGTAAAACCAATATAA
- a CDS encoding pyridoxal phosphate-dependent aminotransferase, whose amino-acid sequence MMRVAQRLNTIEEYYFSRKLREVREMIAKGKPVINMGIGSPDLAPHSEVISAMQKAALEPMAHQYQSYQGLPELRVAMAQFYKEHFAVSLEADTEILPLMGSKEGIMHISMAFLNKGDKVLVPNPGYPTYTSVTRLVEAEPIFYDLKSENNWFPDLNSLEKEDLTNVKMMWLSYPHMPTGAKATKEDFERLLAFARRHKILLINDNPYSFVLNDEQLSLLQMAGKNDDVLELNSLSKTFNMAGWRIGMIVGKANLIDAVLKVKSNMDSGMFYPLQRGAIVALRSSNHWFQELNEVYDKRRKAIYKLAEKLGCTYDTNAIGLFVWAKLPLGITSAEKFIDNLLVEKYVFLTPGTIFGSNGEGYIRFSLCVSEEKIMEALSRFN is encoded by the coding sequence ATTATGAGAGTGGCACAACGTTTAAATACAATTGAGGAATATTACTTTTCCAGAAAACTAAGAGAAGTACGGGAAATGATAGCAAAGGGTAAACCTGTAATTAATATGGGAATTGGAAGCCCTGACTTGGCACCTCATTCTGAGGTTATTTCTGCTATGCAAAAGGCTGCATTGGAGCCCATGGCACATCAGTATCAGAGTTATCAGGGCTTGCCTGAGCTCCGAGTTGCAATGGCTCAATTTTATAAAGAGCATTTTGCTGTTAGCTTAGAAGCGGATACAGAAATTTTACCTCTTATGGGGTCTAAAGAAGGAATTATGCACATAAGTATGGCCTTTTTAAACAAAGGAGATAAAGTGTTGGTTCCAAATCCTGGATACCCCACCTATACCTCGGTTACCAGATTAGTAGAGGCAGAGCCAATATTTTATGATTTGAAATCAGAAAATAATTGGTTTCCCGATTTGAATTCTCTGGAAAAGGAAGATTTAACTAATGTAAAGATGATGTGGCTGTCATATCCCCATATGCCCACAGGAGCAAAAGCAACAAAAGAAGATTTTGAAAGGTTATTAGCATTTGCTAGAAGACATAAAATTCTTTTAATTAATGATAATCCTTACAGTTTTGTATTGAATGATGAACAATTAAGTTTGTTGCAAATGGCTGGTAAAAATGATGATGTACTGGAATTGAATTCGTTAAGTAAGACATTTAATATGGCAGGATGGCGTATTGGAATGATTGTCGGAAAAGCAAATCTTATCGATGCTGTACTAAAGGTTAAAAGTAACATGGATAGTGGAATGTTTTACCCATTACAAAGAGGAGCCATAGTAGCATTAAGGAGTTCTAATCACTGGTTCCAAGAACTTAACGAGGTATATGACAAAAGACGTAAGGCTATTTATAAATTGGCGGAAAAATTAGGTTGTACTTATGATACTAACGCTATAGGGTTATTTGTTTGGGCAAAACTTCCTTTAGGAATAACCTCCGCTGAAAAATTTATAGACAATTTACTAGTAGAAAAATACGTGTTTTTAACACCTGGAACTATTTTTGGAAGTAATGGAGAAGGTTATATACGTTTTTCATTATGTGTGTCAGAGGAAAAAATAATGGAAGCTTTAAGCAGATTTAATTAG
- a CDS encoding prephenate dehydratase, producing the protein METKIAIQGIKGSFHHQVAQEYFGKDITLIECMTFDNLVDGLLKKDAFQGVMAIENSIAGSIIPNYALIDKNELHIIGEHYLQIHHNLMALPGQTISDILEVHSHPMALLQCKEFFRKYPHIKLVEDADTAETAKRISEKQLMGIAAIASKTAAELYQLSVLASEIQTINNNSTRFVIVKTQNSVLSKDEINKASLKFELDHKRGSLATVLNVMSDCRLNLTKIQSLPKIETPWKYAFFVDVTFDKYEDYEKAAKLLTIMADHFKILGEYRNARVL; encoded by the coding sequence ATGGAAACAAAAATTGCAATTCAAGGTATTAAAGGGTCCTTCCATCACCAAGTAGCTCAGGAGTATTTTGGTAAAGATATTACATTAATTGAGTGCATGACTTTTGATAACCTTGTTGATGGTCTATTAAAAAAAGATGCTTTTCAAGGAGTAATGGCTATTGAGAATTCTATTGCGGGATCAATTATACCAAATTATGCTTTGATTGATAAAAATGAGCTGCATATTATAGGGGAACATTATTTACAGATACATCATAATTTGATGGCTCTTCCGGGTCAAACCATTTCTGATATTCTGGAAGTACATTCACACCCTATGGCACTGTTACAATGCAAAGAGTTTTTTAGAAAATATCCTCATATTAAATTAGTGGAAGATGCGGATACAGCAGAAACTGCAAAACGTATTAGTGAAAAGCAACTTATGGGTATTGCAGCCATTGCAAGTAAAACTGCTGCGGAATTGTATCAGTTAAGTGTTTTAGCCTCTGAAATACAAACGATTAATAATAATTCTACTCGTTTCGTTATTGTAAAAACTCAAAATTCAGTTTTGTCAAAAGATGAAATTAATAAAGCTTCGCTGAAATTTGAATTGGATCATAAAAGAGGTAGTCTTGCAACGGTACTAAATGTCATGAGTGATTGCAGGTTAAATCTTACCAAAATTCAATCTTTGCCAAAAATAGAGACTCCATGGAAATATGCATTTTTTGTGGATGTTACATTTGATAAGTATGAAGATTATGAAAAGGCTGCCAAACTTTTGACGATTATGGCTGATCATTTTAAAATCTTGGGAGAATATAGAAATGCACGTGTATTATGA
- the gldA gene encoding gliding motility-associated ABC transporter ATP-binding subunit GldA produces the protein MSIEVIQLTKQYGQQIAVNNISFTIPKGEIVGFLGPNGAGKSTTMKMLTSFLNPTSGSLKVNGYDVLKQPLAVKGSIGYLPEHNPLYPEMYVREFLSFQASIYNTPKSRIKDVIALTGLLPEASKKIGQLSKGYRQRVGLAAALLHNPDVLILDEPTTGLDPNQLLEIRHLIKEVGKEKTVLLSTHIMQEVSAICDRVIIINKGTIVADKRLNELQQNKEQLIEVAFDYKVEEQIFYKAFQTLTKVVCIHDTLYELSFSSEKDMRPSVFDFAHDNDLKIIQLHHKNKDLESLFRELTV, from the coding sequence ATGTCTATTGAAGTCATTCAACTTACAAAGCAATATGGCCAACAAATTGCCGTAAACAACATTTCTTTTACCATCCCTAAAGGTGAAATCGTAGGTTTCCTAGGTCCAAATGGTGCGGGAAAGAGTACTACAATGAAAATGCTAACATCTTTCCTAAATCCAACATCTGGTTCACTAAAAGTTAATGGGTATGATGTTTTAAAGCAACCTCTAGCGGTCAAGGGGAGTATTGGTTATCTGCCAGAGCACAACCCATTGTATCCTGAAATGTATGTAAGAGAATTTCTTTCTTTCCAAGCATCTATATATAATACTCCAAAATCACGTATAAAAGATGTTATTGCCCTAACCGGACTACTTCCAGAAGCTTCTAAAAAAATTGGACAACTTTCTAAAGGATATAGACAGCGTGTCGGACTTGCTGCAGCCTTACTGCACAATCCAGATGTGCTAATTCTAGACGAACCAACAACTGGATTGGATCCTAATCAGTTATTAGAAATAAGGCACCTAATAAAAGAAGTAGGAAAAGAAAAAACGGTATTACTTTCTACACACATCATGCAGGAAGTGAGTGCGATATGTGATCGCGTAATTATCATCAACAAAGGAACTATTGTAGCAGATAAAAGGTTAAACGAACTCCAACAAAACAAGGAACAACTTATTGAAGTTGCTTTTGATTATAAAGTAGAAGAACAAATATTCTATAAAGCATTTCAAACTCTTACTAAGGTAGTATGCATACACGACACTTTATATGAACTTTCATTTTCTTCAGAAAAGGATATGAGACCGTCAGTATTTGACTTTGCGCATGATAACGATTTAAAAATCATCCAGCTTCATCACAAAAATAAAGACTTAGAGAGTCTATTTAGAGAACTTACTGTTTAA